One genomic region from Sphingobacterium sp. UGAL515B_05 encodes:
- a CDS encoding FecR family protein codes for MVDHNQFRIKQLAYKWLQGTCSPEEEAELQQWYETSNGEPLPIPEELATDEQQLKELLFLHIKQEIQASKIKRIPKWVKLSGIAAALALLFILPLYLVKRTTGDTPLVAVKPLQQVHPGIKAAVLTLADGTKIDLSAHQQSVLHQDEQVKIVTTASGTVQYQFTASKNTTASRTNTIETPIGTEYTIILADGSKVWLNAGSVLTFPESFASNSREVKLSGEAYFEVSHDSKRPFYVRSNEQTIRVFGTHFNVSSYPNENNKTTLIAGSVQVSQFGKSKMLKPGQAAFTAGGNLIVAEANIEEAMAWKNGFFYFESTPIKDALAAIKRWYNVDIVYKGTNEKRELTGKIKRNSTAQQLVETLNFLDIKCRLQNNKIEVEL; via the coding sequence ATGGTTGATCATAATCAATTCCGGATAAAGCAATTGGCTTATAAATGGCTTCAAGGCACATGTAGCCCTGAAGAAGAGGCCGAACTGCAACAATGGTATGAAACAAGTAATGGCGAACCTCTCCCTATCCCCGAGGAGCTCGCAACGGATGAACAACAACTCAAAGAGCTGTTATTCTTACATATCAAGCAGGAAATCCAAGCGTCAAAAATCAAGCGAATTCCAAAATGGGTGAAATTGAGTGGAATAGCTGCTGCTTTAGCACTGTTATTTATACTACCCCTTTACCTTGTTAAAAGAACAACCGGAGACACCCCGCTGGTAGCTGTGAAGCCGCTACAGCAAGTTCATCCGGGTATTAAGGCAGCTGTATTAACTTTAGCTGATGGAACTAAAATTGACCTTTCTGCCCACCAACAGAGCGTTCTCCATCAGGATGAACAGGTGAAAATTGTTACAACTGCTTCCGGAACCGTGCAATATCAATTTACGGCCAGTAAGAATACTACTGCTAGCCGTACCAATACCATTGAAACGCCGATTGGAACAGAGTATACGATCATTTTGGCCGATGGCAGTAAGGTATGGCTAAACGCTGGCTCCGTGCTGACATTTCCTGAATCTTTTGCGTCAAATAGCCGTGAAGTAAAATTATCTGGTGAAGCCTATTTTGAAGTCAGCCACGATAGTAAGCGACCATTCTATGTGCGATCGAATGAACAAACCATTCGCGTATTCGGAACACATTTTAATGTAAGCTCCTATCCAAATGAAAACAATAAAACCACACTTATAGCAGGCTCTGTACAAGTCTCGCAATTCGGCAAGTCAAAAATGCTGAAACCTGGTCAAGCAGCATTTACCGCAGGCGGGAATCTTATCGTAGCAGAAGCCAATATCGAAGAAGCAATGGCCTGGAAAAATGGCTTTTTCTATTTTGAATCGACACCAATAAAAGATGCACTCGCTGCCATAAAACGCTGGTATAATGTAGATATTGTCTATAAGGGAACAAATGAAAAGCGTGAACTGACAGGAAAAATAAAACGTAATTCAACGGCCCAGCAACTGGTTGAGACCCTTAACTTCCTGGATATTAAATGTCGATTGCAAAACAATAAAATTGAAGTTGAACTCTAA
- a CDS encoding RNA polymerase sigma-70 factor produces MKDFGGHSDEELIVLIQQDDSLAFEALYDRYWKTLYYQAARKTNSLEDAQEIVQNIFTSLWLRRHQLQIESNLASYLAVAVKYKVFKYLAQQYKQEAFKHDTEWVDFDNSTENWLQFEELRVRLDQLVSELPEKCQLVFRLSREEGLSYKQIAESMNISVKTVETQLSRALKKIRTGIQRFLITL; encoded by the coding sequence ATGAAAGATTTTGGAGGCCATTCAGATGAAGAGTTGATCGTGTTGATTCAACAAGACGATAGCTTAGCTTTCGAAGCTTTGTATGATCGCTATTGGAAAACGCTTTATTACCAGGCTGCCCGCAAAACAAATTCACTGGAAGATGCGCAGGAAATTGTACAAAATATCTTTACTTCACTTTGGCTGAGACGCCATCAACTCCAAATTGAGAGCAATCTCGCCTCCTACCTCGCTGTGGCCGTAAAATACAAAGTATTTAAATATCTCGCACAACAATACAAACAGGAAGCTTTTAAGCATGATACGGAATGGGTGGATTTTGATAACTCGACGGAAAATTGGCTCCAGTTTGAAGAGCTTCGTGTTCGGCTAGATCAGCTTGTTTCGGAACTGCCTGAAAAATGCCAGCTTGTTTTCAGATTATCCCGCGAAGAAGGACTCTCCTATAAGCAGATCGCTGAAAGTATGAACATCTCTGTGAAAACTGTCGAAACCCAATTAAGCCGTGCCTTAAAAAAAATACGCACTGGTATTCAGCGCTTTCTGATTACTTTGTAA
- a CDS encoding TIGR00730 family Rossman fold protein — MTKEDKIIRAFENKTWQEIKVKDSWQIFKVMSEFVDGFEKLAKIGPCVSIFGSARTPREHKYYQMAVDIASLLTERGYGIISGGGPGIMEAANKGAYESGGKSVGLNIELPFEQFHNKYIDRDKLLEFKYFFVRKVMFMKYSQGYIVMPGGFGTMDELFEAITLIQTGKIARFPIVLVGSEYWKGLIDWVQNTMISNKYISEEDLKLFRIVDTAEEAADHIFRFYDKYLLKPNF; from the coding sequence ATTACAAAAGAAGATAAAATTATCCGCGCATTTGAAAACAAAACATGGCAGGAAATTAAAGTAAAAGACTCATGGCAGATTTTTAAAGTGATGTCAGAGTTTGTGGATGGGTTTGAGAAATTGGCAAAAATTGGCCCCTGTGTTTCAATATTTGGATCAGCACGTACCCCACGCGAACACAAATATTATCAAATGGCGGTAGATATTGCTAGCTTATTGACGGAACGCGGTTATGGTATTATCTCCGGCGGTGGACCGGGTATTATGGAGGCAGCCAATAAGGGCGCTTACGAATCTGGAGGTAAGTCGGTTGGCCTAAACATTGAATTACCATTCGAGCAATTTCACAACAAATATATTGACCGCGATAAATTGCTTGAATTTAAATACTTCTTCGTCAGAAAGGTCATGTTTATGAAGTATTCTCAAGGGTATATTGTTATGCCTGGAGGTTTCGGAACCATGGACGAACTGTTTGAAGCAATCACACTGATTCAAACCGGTAAAATTGCACGTTTTCCAATCGTATTGGTCGGCTCTGAATATTGGAAAGGGTTAATAGATTGGGTTCAAAATACGATGATTTCAAACAAATATATCAGTGAAGAGGATTTAAAACTATTTCGAATTGTGGATACGGCCGAGGAAGCAGCTGATCATATTTTCCGATTCTACGATAAATACTTGTTGAAGCCAAACTTCTAA
- the recR gene encoding recombination mediator RecR: protein MNFSSKLLENAVAEFGKLPGVGQKTALRLVLHLLKQSDADVARFTASIDRLKEDIQYCQECFNISDHSICEICASFKRDKNLICVVEDTRDVMAIENTNSYQGVYHVLGGLISPMDGIGPADLKIEGLINRIQRGEVEEVILALSATMEGDTTIFYLYRKLREFDVKITTIARGIAFGGELEYVDELTLGRSIATRVPYERNVG, encoded by the coding sequence ATGAATTTTTCTTCTAAACTTCTTGAGAATGCGGTTGCTGAATTTGGAAAATTACCTGGCGTGGGACAAAAGACGGCATTGAGACTGGTTTTGCATCTGTTGAAGCAATCCGATGCAGATGTAGCGCGTTTTACGGCCTCTATCGATCGCTTAAAAGAAGATATTCAATATTGTCAGGAATGTTTCAATATTTCTGACCACAGTATATGTGAGATATGCGCCTCATTCAAACGCGATAAAAATTTGATCTGTGTGGTGGAAGACACGCGAGACGTGATGGCCATCGAAAATACAAATTCCTATCAAGGTGTATATCATGTATTGGGGGGATTAATTTCGCCTATGGATGGTATTGGCCCCGCTGATCTTAAAATTGAAGGTTTAATTAACCGAATCCAGAGAGGTGAGGTAGAAGAAGTTATTTTGGCCCTTTCAGCAACAATGGAAGGGGATACCACCATTTTTTATTTATACCGTAAATTGCGTGAATTTGATGTGAAAATTACAACGATTGCCCGCGGTATTGCCTTTGGTGGCGAGTTGGAGTATGTCGATGAGCTAACCCTGGGACGCTCCATTGCGACACGGGTGCCTTACGAGCGCAACGTTGGTTAA
- a CDS encoding oxygenase MpaB family protein, which translates to MCIDISGRDSALKKGAVKRLTETVTFWVDITGDDALKKGNIGIEAILLTRCIHSYARLNILKHGQWQTEKWGIPLNTWDMLATNLGFSLVYLTGLKRMKFNVLENEVEGLFHVWKFIGTLLGIPLQLLPDTEEQAIEALYHWTMTQQSGDQDSLALAKSLMEEPIKAAYPTNKWGRKLMREIHLYYNHYLLGDYSCSLLGLKKTVLGKIAYVNILKNKKANRMVTDSLWRQQQIEKGRKVHEGVKQIYLKYN; encoded by the coding sequence TTGTGTATCGATATTTCAGGACGAGACAGTGCGTTAAAAAAAGGGGCTGTCAAACGACTCACCGAAACGGTAACCTTTTGGGTGGATATCACAGGCGATGATGCACTGAAAAAGGGTAATATCGGCATAGAGGCCATTCTACTTACCCGATGTATCCATTCGTATGCGCGATTAAACATTCTAAAGCACGGTCAGTGGCAAACAGAAAAATGGGGTATTCCATTAAATACGTGGGATATGCTTGCAACCAATCTCGGATTTTCTCTTGTTTACCTAACAGGGCTAAAACGCATGAAATTCAATGTATTGGAAAACGAGGTAGAAGGTTTATTCCATGTCTGGAAGTTTATCGGAACATTGCTGGGTATTCCATTGCAACTTCTCCCCGACACAGAGGAGCAAGCTATTGAAGCTTTGTATCATTGGACCATGACACAACAATCAGGAGATCAGGATAGTTTAGCTTTAGCAAAATCACTCATGGAAGAGCCCATTAAAGCGGCCTACCCCACAAACAAATGGGGACGAAAGCTCATGCGCGAAATTCATCTCTACTACAATCATTATCTATTGGGCGACTATTCGTGTTCACTATTGGGTTTAAAGAAGACGGTACTCGGTAAAATTGCTTATGTGAATATCTTAAAAAATAAAAAAGCAAATCGTATGGTTACCGACAGCTTATGGCGACAACAACAAATTGAAAAAGGAAGAAAAGTACACGAAGGCGTGAAACAAATCTATCTGAAATACAATTAA
- a CDS encoding helix-turn-helix domain-containing protein, giving the protein MEEGTNYVKRTQRDYTLTLKLNVVKEIESGKLTLSQAQKQYGIQGDSTIRKWLKKYGNFDWENQIPSNMAKSPEQRILELEAKVRLLEKQKAQLEHQNHIADSKAIIFDMMIDIAEKEYKIDVRKNLKPAQSIVSGKKNKKA; this is encoded by the coding sequence ATGGAAGAAGGAACAAATTATGTAAAGCGGACTCAGCGTGATTACACTTTAACATTGAAGCTGAATGTCGTTAAAGAGATTGAATCGGGGAAATTGACACTCTCCCAAGCTCAAAAACAGTATGGCATCCAGGGAGATAGCACTATTCGCAAATGGTTAAAAAAATATGGTAACTTTGATTGGGAGAATCAAATACCATCCAATATGGCAAAGTCACCAGAACAGCGCATTTTAGAACTGGAAGCCAAAGTCAGACTGCTGGAGAAGCAAAAGGCTCAACTTGAGCATCAGAATCACATCGCTGATTCCAAAGCGATCATCTTTGACATGATGATCGATATTGCAGAAAAAGAATATAAAATCGACGTAAGAAAAAACTTGAAACCCGCGCAATCAATCGTTTCCGGCAAGAAAAACAAGAAAGCCTAA
- a CDS encoding IS3 family transposase has translation MFGLDRQVYYRRIKRIARSQGIAGKIVDLVHEIRTTQPRIGTRKLYHILARELQALKVGRDKFFDILRANHLLITPKRSYHTTTMSHHRFRKYPNIIKEVTVCRPNQVWVSDITYIGKRESPCYLSLVTDAYSKKIVGFEVSRTMCTPHVVKALKMAQKQRKTNEPLIHHSDRGVQYCAEEYQYYLNKYQLRCSMTENSDPYENAIAERINGILKQEFMIDTYHLDLHLMKQIVAEAIDIYNNDRPHWSNHMLTPNQMHMKSNMNFRTYKTKNSSNLSATTV, from the coding sequence TTGTTCGGGTTAGACAGGCAGGTGTATTATCGAAGGATCAAACGTATAGCCAGGAGCCAGGGTATAGCCGGGAAAATTGTGGACTTAGTTCATGAAATACGCACTACCCAGCCAAGAATAGGCACACGGAAACTTTACCATATATTGGCAAGGGAGCTACAGGCATTAAAAGTGGGCAGAGACAAATTCTTTGATATTTTACGCGCCAACCATTTGTTAATTACACCTAAAAGAAGCTATCATACGACCACTATGTCACATCATAGATTTAGAAAATATCCGAATATTATTAAAGAAGTGACTGTTTGCCGTCCCAATCAGGTTTGGGTAAGTGATATCACTTACATAGGGAAGCGAGAAAGCCCCTGTTACCTGAGTTTGGTTACAGATGCCTATTCGAAAAAAATTGTTGGCTTTGAGGTCTCGCGGACCATGTGCACACCGCATGTTGTAAAAGCACTAAAAATGGCACAAAAACAAAGAAAAACAAACGAGCCGTTAATCCATCATTCCGACAGAGGGGTACAATATTGTGCAGAAGAATACCAATATTACCTAAACAAGTATCAGCTCAGGTGCAGTATGACAGAAAACTCTGATCCTTATGAAAATGCCATCGCTGAACGAATCAATGGTATACTCAAACAAGAGTTCATGATTGATACCTATCATTTAGATCTACATTTGATGAAGCAGATCGTAGCTGAAGCAATCGATATCTATAATAATGACAGACCACATTGGTCTAATCATATGCTAACTCCAAATCAGATGCACATGAAATCAAACATGAACTTCAGAACTTATAAAACAAAAAACAGTAGCAACCTATCGGCTACTACTGTTTAA
- a CDS encoding helix-turn-helix transcriptional regulator has protein sequence MYQPNDHFPILDLQKFQEGIIADRDLLFHELIGPREISEPHKHDFFILLLFQESVGTHTIDFDRFVLGANQLHLVFPGQVHQWQMGDPTYALQLMISRHWFESLLPALRFPISYYFKHLVIDLSTANFQSLLTEFKAIADDLQNGEILWELIYARVKVITLLISKIVQDNFDDYEQYQANPIMAKFVQLIDEWYKSEKSVAFYAEKLNISANYLNVLSNRVLQKSASFLIQERVLLEAKRLLKISDKTIKAIVFDLGFYDNASFSKFFKSHTNMTPSQFKAQP, from the coding sequence ATGTATCAACCCAACGACCATTTCCCAATATTAGACCTGCAGAAATTTCAGGAAGGGATTATCGCTGACCGCGATTTACTTTTTCATGAGCTCATTGGCCCTAGAGAAATTAGTGAACCGCACAAACACGATTTTTTTATCCTTTTATTGTTCCAGGAGTCTGTAGGCACACATACAATAGATTTTGACCGTTTTGTACTAGGTGCAAATCAGTTACATCTGGTTTTTCCTGGACAGGTACATCAATGGCAGATGGGCGATCCTACCTATGCACTGCAGCTCATGATTAGCAGACATTGGTTCGAAAGCTTATTACCTGCGTTGCGATTTCCTATTTCTTATTATTTTAAGCATTTGGTCATTGATCTTTCAACGGCCAATTTTCAGTCGTTATTGACAGAATTCAAGGCAATTGCAGATGATTTACAGAATGGTGAGATCCTATGGGAATTGATTTACGCACGGGTCAAAGTAATTACGCTTCTGATCAGCAAGATCGTTCAGGATAATTTTGATGATTATGAACAATATCAGGCTAATCCAATTATGGCAAAATTTGTGCAGCTTATCGATGAATGGTATAAAAGTGAAAAATCAGTCGCTTTTTATGCCGAGAAGCTAAATATTTCGGCAAATTATCTGAATGTGTTAAGTAATCGGGTTTTACAGAAATCAGCTTCATTTTTGATTCAGGAACGTGTGTTACTGGAAGCAAAGCGATTGCTTAAAATTTCGGATAAAACGATCAAAGCTATTGTCTTTGATTTGGGGTTTTACGATAATGCAAGCTTCAGCAAGTTTTTTAAAAGCCATACGAATATGACGCCAAGTCAGTTTAAAGCGCAGCCATAA
- a CDS encoding amidohydrolase, with product MNEINQNQDTYLLKNVLLETGFLYEKEEIVATKTALFDIQIEANKIKSIEPAQSAGGGKAFDAKGKLALPPFRDMHIHLDKTLYGLPWKAVFPKNRTVKDMIAKEQVIIPELLKTSVERAEKLIALLQGYGTNFARTHFNVEPTSGTKSLEHLLKALEHLKYSFAAELVAFPQHGLFYTASAKLMEEVAKWEQVDFIGGLDPFSIDGSIEKPMDLTVQLALDNNKGIDIHLHEGGESGVKTIHYLIDKALENPALQGRTFISHAFALGYMPKKDLAHTAERLAEAKVGICSSVPFRNMLMPFRELKKAGVEVFVGNDNVQDHWGTFGSGNMLQKANLAAELYGYETEFELSRCLRYATNGKIPLDDQGNSVWPKVGDDANLLFVDASCSAEAVSRISTVYGLIHQGNVVKWNNSSQA from the coding sequence ATGAATGAAATCAATCAAAATCAAGATACTTATTTGTTGAAGAATGTATTGCTAGAAACTGGCTTTCTTTATGAGAAGGAAGAAATTGTTGCTACGAAAACGGCATTATTTGATATTCAAATTGAGGCCAATAAAATAAAAAGTATTGAGCCAGCGCAATCGGCGGGGGGCGGAAAGGCCTTTGATGCGAAAGGTAAATTGGCATTGCCGCCATTCCGTGACATGCATATTCATTTGGATAAAACCTTATATGGCCTGCCCTGGAAGGCGGTATTTCCAAAAAATAGGACTGTAAAAGATATGATTGCCAAGGAACAGGTGATTATCCCCGAGTTGTTGAAAACCTCTGTCGAACGGGCCGAAAAGTTAATCGCGCTTTTACAGGGCTACGGAACAAATTTTGCACGGACGCATTTTAATGTAGAGCCTACATCGGGAACAAAGTCATTGGAGCATTTGTTAAAGGCGCTGGAACATTTAAAATATTCATTTGCTGCAGAACTGGTTGCATTCCCTCAGCACGGTCTATTCTACACAGCATCAGCGAAGCTGATGGAGGAAGTCGCTAAATGGGAGCAGGTGGATTTTATTGGTGGTTTGGATCCCTTTAGTATTGACGGCAGTATTGAGAAGCCGATGGACCTGACAGTTCAACTTGCATTGGATAATAACAAAGGAATCGATATCCACTTACATGAGGGTGGGGAATCAGGTGTTAAGACCATACATTATTTGATTGATAAAGCATTGGAAAATCCGGCATTGCAGGGACGTACATTTATCAGTCATGCTTTCGCCTTAGGTTACATGCCGAAAAAGGACTTAGCACATACGGCCGAACGATTGGCAGAAGCGAAAGTTGGTATATGCAGTTCGGTTCCTTTTCGCAATATGTTGATGCCATTTCGGGAATTGAAAAAAGCGGGAGTGGAAGTTTTTGTAGGAAACGACAATGTTCAGGACCATTGGGGTACTTTCGGTAGCGGTAATATGCTTCAAAAAGCCAATCTAGCTGCGGAATTATATGGTTATGAAACTGAATTCGAGTTATCCCGTTGCCTTCGTTATGCGACCAATGGCAAAATTCCGCTTGATGATCAAGGGAATTCCGTATGGCCGAAAGTTGGAGATGATGCTAACCTCCTTTTTGTCGATGCGAGTTGTTCTGCAGAAGCAGTTTCTCGGATCTCAACCGTCTATGGGCTTATCCATCAGGGAAATGTTGTTAAATGGAACAATAGCTCCCAAGCTTAA
- a CDS encoding slipin family protein, whose protein sequence is MKRVQLTTDEIGLVVKNNAVIRVLKSGNYWLGFGEKLEKYTTTHPFPSGRNVDVLLQLTGFRELVDIVEVGDTEICLVFLNGNFEKTLASGRHVFWKELRERRFQLEDITEIEIPASVNRQLLEKQSLGYYVRQYKIEPNEKALLFVDGVFVDILKSGTYCWWKNAKTITISKADMRVLTLEVVGQEILSKDKAQIRINFTLQYQIVDIVKALLDNKEYEKQLYSLMQLTLRSYIGQMTLDELMERKTEIQGYVLENTLPQVAGLGITLLTCGVKDVILPGDVRDIMNQVLIAEKRAQANSIMRREETASTRSLLNTAKLMEENSMLFKLKEMEYVEKIAEKINTISVSGNGQIVDQLKQLFVK, encoded by the coding sequence ATGAAAAGAGTACAGCTAACTACAGACGAAATCGGATTGGTTGTTAAGAACAATGCGGTGATCCGTGTTTTGAAATCCGGTAACTACTGGTTGGGATTTGGTGAAAAACTGGAGAAGTACACGACGACTCATCCATTTCCTTCCGGTCGCAATGTCGATGTACTGTTGCAGTTGACAGGTTTTCGCGAATTGGTCGATATCGTTGAAGTGGGTGATACGGAGATCTGTCTTGTTTTTTTGAATGGTAATTTTGAAAAGACGTTAGCGTCTGGCAGACATGTTTTTTGGAAGGAATTGCGCGAACGCAGATTTCAATTGGAAGACATTACGGAGATTGAGATCCCTGCATCTGTTAATCGTCAATTGCTGGAGAAGCAGAGCTTAGGCTATTATGTACGTCAATATAAGATTGAACCAAATGAGAAAGCGCTGCTTTTTGTAGACGGTGTGTTTGTAGATATTTTGAAGTCGGGAACGTATTGTTGGTGGAAGAATGCAAAAACCATAACGATTTCAAAAGCTGATATGAGAGTCTTGACGTTGGAGGTGGTAGGACAGGAGATCTTGTCCAAAGATAAGGCACAGATCAGAATCAATTTCACGCTGCAATATCAGATTGTGGATATTGTCAAAGCGCTATTGGATAATAAAGAATATGAAAAGCAATTGTATTCGTTGATGCAGTTGACCTTACGGTCCTATATTGGCCAGATGACTTTGGACGAGTTGATGGAGCGAAAGACTGAAATACAAGGCTATGTCTTAGAAAACACATTGCCACAAGTCGCAGGCTTGGGTATAACACTGTTGACCTGCGGCGTTAAAGATGTTATTTTACCAGGAGATGTGCGGGACATCATGAACCAGGTGTTGATTGCAGAGAAGAGGGCACAGGCAAATAGTATCATGCGTCGTGAAGAGACTGCTTCGACACGGAGTTTGTTGAATACAGCGAAGCTGATGGAAGAAAACAGTATGTTGTTTAAATTGAAGGAAATGGAATATGTCGAAAAGATTGCTGAAAAGATCAATACGATTTCGGTTTCCGGAAATGGACAAATTGTTGACCAACTCAAGCAATTGTTTGTGAAATAA
- a CDS encoding RtcB family protein — MENKRINGNDLIALGYKENHTLGVALKINSKRHGFTRVEMLEKFKSVLEDPASYSEDAVFGILAHAILGQEAVDKSLIALNEAPAEYTIYGASEIETGAKAQMSVAMKLPVSVAGALMPDAHQGYGLPIGGVLATNNAVIPYGVGVDIGCRMALSIFDLPASFLEDNLMTLKDIILRNSKFGAGNGYLRHERVDHAVLDNELFTENSFLSALKDKAWTQLGSSGGGNHFVEFGIVEFEERDEVLNIDSGAYLGLLTHSGSRGMGSTIAAHYTKLAKSLCKLPYQAENLAYLDLDTHEGQEYWLAMNLAGDYASACHEVIHEKITVALGAELLAKVENHHNFAWKETWNGQEVIVHRKGATPAAKGVMGIIPGSMATPGFLVRGKGESNAIQSASHGAGRLMSRTQAIKTLSSHDLHSMLKDKGIMLLGAGMDEAPMAYKDIHTVMASQRDLVDVVAKFSPKIVRMADDGSRED; from the coding sequence ATGGAAAATAAGAGAATAAATGGCAATGATTTAATTGCATTAGGGTATAAAGAGAATCATACTTTGGGTGTTGCATTGAAAATCAACAGTAAAAGACACGGTTTTACGCGGGTAGAAATGCTCGAAAAGTTCAAGTCTGTCCTGGAAGATCCGGCCAGCTATTCAGAAGATGCTGTTTTCGGAATTTTGGCCCATGCTATACTTGGGCAAGAGGCTGTTGATAAATCGTTAATTGCATTGAACGAGGCTCCTGCGGAATATACGATTTATGGTGCATCTGAAATCGAAACAGGGGCGAAAGCACAAATGAGTGTTGCCATGAAATTACCTGTTTCAGTTGCCGGAGCGTTGATGCCAGATGCGCATCAAGGATATGGGTTGCCAATTGGTGGCGTACTGGCGACTAATAATGCGGTGATTCCTTATGGGGTCGGTGTTGATATTGGCTGTCGTATGGCTTTGTCGATCTTTGATTTGCCAGCTTCATTTTTGGAAGACAATTTAATGACCTTGAAAGACATTATTCTGCGTAATAGTAAGTTTGGTGCTGGCAATGGATATTTGAGACATGAACGTGTAGATCATGCTGTATTGGATAACGAGTTGTTCACTGAGAACAGCTTCCTTTCCGCATTGAAGGATAAAGCCTGGACGCAATTGGGATCTTCAGGTGGGGGGAATCATTTTGTGGAGTTTGGTATAGTCGAATTTGAAGAAAGAGATGAGGTTTTGAACATTGATAGCGGAGCCTATTTAGGCTTACTGACCCATTCAGGTTCAAGAGGAATGGGCTCTACCATTGCGGCACATTATACCAAGTTGGCTAAATCCTTGTGTAAGTTGCCTTACCAGGCTGAAAATCTGGCCTATTTAGACTTAGATACTCATGAAGGGCAAGAATATTGGCTAGCGATGAATCTCGCCGGCGACTATGCGTCAGCTTGCCATGAAGTGATCCATGAAAAGATTACGGTGGCTTTAGGGGCCGAATTGTTGGCGAAGGTTGAAAATCACCACAATTTTGCATGGAAGGAAACGTGGAATGGTCAAGAGGTTATTGTCCATCGAAAAGGTGCTACGCCAGCTGCAAAAGGAGTTATGGGGATTATTCCAGGCTCCATGGCTACACCAGGATTTTTGGTTCGTGGAAAAGGGGAGTCGAATGCGATACAATCGGCATCTCATGGGGCAGGTCGACTGATGAGCCGTACACAAGCGATTAAAACGCTATCTTCCCATGATCTCCATTCGATGCTTAAAGATAAAGGTATTATGTTGCTTGGGGCAGGGATGGATGAAGCGCCGATGGCCTATAAAGACATCCATACCGTAATGGCTTCACAAAGAGATCTTGTTGATGTCGTGGCAAAATTTTCGCCCAAGATAGTCCGTATGGCAGATGATGGAAGCAGGGAAGATTAA